From Bufo gargarizans isolate SCDJY-AF-19 chromosome 10, ASM1485885v1, whole genome shotgun sequence, the proteins below share one genomic window:
- the FERMT3 gene encoding fermitin family homolog 3, whose protein sequence is MHLPQDSALHDLDEALSHLEVKLEASSPSEALAGIELEPELQEYLKVFRPRKMTLKGYKQNWVMLKGTNVSCYKSKEEAKGEPLILLALKGCEVIPEVNVASQKFCIKLLVPSPEGMNEVYLRCENEQQYARWMAGCRLAAKGRTMDDSSYDGEVQNILSFLTLQKSNAQTSASAAESINMLSLVSPRYQKKLKLKQLSPRILEAYQNIAQITLMEAKLRFIQDWQSLPDFGVSYFLVRFKGARRDEILGIASNRLIRIDLNVGDVVKTWMYSNMKQWNVNWDIRQVSIEFTENINVAFTCVSASCKVVHEYIGGYIFMSTRARDGGSKGLNEELFHKLTGGHEAL, encoded by the exons ATGCATTTGCCCCAAGACTCTGCTCTTCATGACCTGGATGAGGCGCTGTCACATCTGGAAGTTAAACTAGAGGCATCTAGTCCCAGCGAGGCTCTG GCAGGAATTGAACTTGAACCAGAGCTGCAGGAGTATCTGAAAGTTTTCAG GCCACGGAAAATGACTCTTAAAGGCTACAAACAGAATTGGGTGATGCTGAAAGGAACGAATGTGTCGTGTTATAAAAGCAAAGAAGAGGCCAAAGGGGAACCATTGATCTTACTAGCACTAAAAG GGTGTGAAGTTATTCCAGAGGTCAATGTCGCTTCTCAGAAGTTCTGTATTAAGCTTTTGGTCCCATCCCCAGAAGGAATGAATGAAGTTTACCTGCGATGTGAAAAT GAGCAGCAATATGCCCGCTGGATGGCTGGTTGCCGCTTGGCAGCGAAAGGACGCACCATGGATGACTCATCTTATGACGGAGAAGTCCAAAATATATTATCCTTCTTAACTCTTCAGAAATCCAACGCACAAACGTCAGCCTCCGCAGCAGAGTCCATCAACATGCTTTCCCTGGTATCACCAAGATACCAGAAAAAGCTGAAACTTAAGCAG TTATCACCTCGTATACTGGAGGCCTACCAGAATATTGCTCAGATTACACTTATGGAAGCTAAACTGCGTTTTATACAGGACTGGCAATCTCTGCCTGATTTTGGAGTCTCATACTTCCTTGTAAG GTTCAAAGGTGCTCGTCGGGATGAAATACTAGGCATTGCCAGCAACCGTTTAATTAGAATAGACCTGAATGTAGGAGATGTGGTGAAAACCTGGATGTACAgtaacatgaagcagtggaatgtcaATTGGGATATCAGACAG GTATCCATTGAATTCACCGAGAATATTAATGTTGCCTTCACTTGCGTTTCTGCTTCTTGCAAAGTTGTCCATGAATACATAGGTGGCTACATCTTCATGTCTACACGGGCAAGGGATGGTGGCAGCAAAGGCCTCAATGAAGAGCTGTTCCATAAACTTACTGGTGGACATGAAGCCCTCTAG